CCATGGATGTCCGGGTGTATTTCGAGACGGGACCCGAGGCCGCCGCCTCGAGCGTGCTGTTGAGTTTCCGCAACGGCCATTGGGAGGTCGCGGCGGGCCGGGAGACGGGGCTCGCGGCCGCTATGGGCGGACGCCGACGCTGAGTCTCACTCGGGGTAGTTCTCGGCGTGAAACCCCAGGTGGCGCGTCAAGAAGAGAAATTGCTTGTCGCCCAAGGTGACATCCCGCAGCGCCGGCAGGAACACCGCGGGGACCCGCGTCAACCTCTCTCTCCAGAGCACCTCGCCGCGCCGGTGGGCGAAGGCGTTGCCGGGATGGGGCCTGGCGGTCGCGGTCACGAAGCGCGAATGGAGGACGTGCGCGGTATCTTGCAACTCCTCCTCCGACAAGACCTCCCCGGCGCGCCGCCGGATCGCCGTCTGCACCTCGGCATCCATCCGCAGCCAGGAATGCGCGGGGGCGAGGTCCAAGAGCACCAATAAAGTTTTTGCGGCGGCCGCGTCGCGGATGGCGAGGTGTCCCAGGAGCCCGCTCACGTAGGCGGGCTGCTGGCCCAGGCGGGACTCGATCGTAAAGAACTCGGCGTTGAACTGGCGGACCGACTGGATCGGATGCCAAGTGACCATCGCGTGACGCAGGGATTCGATCCAGAGATCGGGGTCGCCGGCCTCGAGCATGCGGCGGGAGAGGTTCTCGGAGTTGGAAAGTTCCGTCTCGATGCGAAGCGGTGTGGGGTCTTCGCGTTGGCGCCTCGCGCGAGCCGAGTCCAAATAAATGACTTTAGCCCCGGGACGCCCGGGCCTGGGGGCACCGTCTCCGGGCCCTTCCGAATCCGACGACATGAAGACGATATGCTCGCGCATCGGGTCGCGACGCGGAGGGCCGCCGTGGCCGCTCGCCGGGATTCCGGCCCCGGCGGAATTCAAGGCCGGGGCGAGTCGGCCGGGCCACTCGAAGGCGGGCCTGACGCGGCCCGGGGATTCCCGACCGCTCGGCGCCGCCTCCAAAAGCGTCCGGCGCGTCAAAGCCTCCGGGGATGCCGTCGCGGGGAGCAGCCGGGAGGCGACCCGAAGCTGCAGCAGGGTGGCGAGGGCGTCGGTGAAGGTCGTCGCCCGCGGCTGCCTTTCGCGCAGGCCCAGCTCCTCCTCGAGCCGGCGGCCCAAGAGGAGGCCGACGAAAGGGCTTATGGACGGCAAGACCGCCCGCAGCGCGCCTTCGCCGAAGGCCCCGCGTCCCCAGGCGCCGAGGGCGAGACTTCCCAATCCTCCTACCAGGTGCATGGCGCCGAAGCTCAGATAGGCGCCCAGCAGTTCCTGCGTCCAGGGGCCCTGCTCAGAGGCCGCCGTTTCCGCGGTGATCCGGCGCAAAGTCCTGGAGCCCAAGACGAAGGCGGGCGCCTCGAGGAGCAGGCCCGCCGTGCCCGAGAGGAGCCTCGCACCCAGATTCCGCGTCAGGGGATTCGCCGCGGCCGAGCCCAGCAACGCGGCGGCGCCGAGGCGCGCGCGGGCGTAGCCGATGCCGGCAAGGACCATGCCGCCCAGGGAGCTGGTCTCGGTGCTGTGCGCCGCCAATCGCCGGAGCAGGAATTCCGCGCGGGTCCAGGCGTCGCCGCGCCCCAAGACCGCGTCCAGGCGGCTGCGGGCGCCGGTCCGCGCCGGGGAAGGATCGGGCAGCGCGGCCAGGCCGGCGTAAAGCGCCGTGGCGGCGGGGAGGCGATCGGTATTTTCCAGACCCCGGGCCAAGTGTAGGAGGGCCTCGAGGAGCTGGGCTGGATCGCGTTCCTCGGCCAAGGCGAAGATCTCTTGTAGGGTGGATTCCGGGATCAGGGCCAGCAGGCGGCCACGGGCGAGGACGCCCAGGCCGGCGAAGGCGCGGGCAAGCTCCTCGCGCGGCGGACTCTCGACCCATTCCGGGATCCCCGCGGCCTCGCCGAGCAGGCGGGCCAGGAAGGCCGTGGCACGGAGAGACGCGCCTCGGTCAGCCGCAGCGCCGCGTGAAAAAATGCCGTCAAATTGGCTTGGCCCCCGAATGCCATCGACCAATTGGACCTCACATTAAGAGGAAATAGGTATGCCCTTGTTTCGGTTTAGGGAAAAAAAGGTTGTCACCAAAACCAAGGCAGGCCGAGGAGGCGGAATATGGCGCGGGTGCCCTGCGGGTGTCCACCCCAAAAGGGCAGCCAACTCAGGGCGACGAAGTGAAAGGTGAGCAGGCCGGAGAGGGTCTTCGCCAAGATGGGTCGCGCCTGCATCCAGGCCTGGATCCGCCGCAGTCCGGCGCCGCCGGGGCCCAAGGCCGGGACGCGCAGTTTCCAAAAGTCCTGCCAGAGCCGGAGGACGCAGAGGCCCAGGCCGTGCCAGAGCCCCCAGATCAGGAAGGCCGGCGAGGTGACGTGCCAGAAGGCGCAGACCAGGAAGGTGAGGACGTAGTTGCGGTATTGGTGCTTGCGCTTTCCGCCCAAGGGCTCGTAGACGTAGTCGCGCAGGCAGGCGGTGAGCGTCATGTGCCAGTTGCGCCAGAAGTGCGCGAGGTTTCTTTGGAAATAGGGATAGTCGTAGTTCTCGGGCAGCCGGATGCGCAGGACCTCCGAGAGCATGATCGTGAGGTCGTTCGCGCCGGAGGCGATGAGGTAAAAGCTGATCGCCCGCGTATAGAGGATCTCGAGGAGCGCGGCGTAAGGGAGGGCGGTGGTCTGCGGCCAGAGCGCGTCGTAGTCGAGGCGGATCCAAAAGTAGCAGGCCCACAGCTTGGCCAGGCCGCCGCAGATTCGCAGCGACATCCCGAGGCTGAAGCGGGGCCGCCAGGCGGTTTTTTGAAAGAACTCCGTGGCGAAAAAATCCTGGTAGCGCTGGATCGGCCCGCCCTTCATCGTCGGGAAGTAGAAGAGGTAGAGCAGAAAATCCGTCAAGGATCCCAGGCGCAAGGTGCCGCGCCGCCAATCGACGTTGACATGGAGGACGCGCCAGAAGAGATAGGCGATTCCTAAGGCCTGGACGCTCGGCGCGGCGAGGCCGAAGCGCCCGGCGTTCATGAGGGCGAAGTAGCCGGCGACGAAGGCCGCGATGATGCCCAGGGCGACGGCCTTTTTCCCTCGAGCTCCGCAGGCATGGTCGGCCCAACGGAGCAGGCCGTACCAGATTGCGGTGAAGGCCAGTTGTCCGAGGACGAGGGGCGCGCCGAGGAAGAGGCCGAAGAAGCCCAGGCTTAAACCCAGCAGTAGCTCGCGACGCCGGGTGGGAAAGAGCCAAACCAGCGCCGCAGCCAGCGCGATCCCCGCGACCAGGCGCGGGAAGGCGTGGCCCAGGGCCTGAAACCAGGGAGAGGCGAACCACGGCGGGGGCATCGCCGGATGCTTTAAGCCAAATTTTTCGAAAAGCCATGAAGAAATCCGAAGCCCAACTCCTCTCGGTCTGGCTGCCCCTGCCGCGGCGCCGGGTCTTCACCTACGCGTTGCCTCCGGGGATGGCGCCGCCCGCCCCCGGGGCCCTGGTGCTCGCCCCGATGGGGCGCCGCAAGGTGGTGGGGCTCGTGGCTGAGCTCGGCGTGCCGGTGCCCGAGGGCGTCGCGGAGCTCAAAGAGATCCTGGACGTCCTGCCGGAGGACTTCGCCCTGCGCCCGCCCCTGCTGCGCGTCTTCCGCTGGGCGGTGGGCCACTACCTGACGCCGCCCGGCGAGGTCCTGCGCACCTTTCTGCCGCCGGCCCTCTTTAAGGAGGGCGCCGCCAAGGGCGAGCGGGCCCGGCAGCGGCCACCGGTCGAGGGTTTCGCGGGCGGGGAGCCGCCGGAGCTGACCGAGGCCCAGCAGGTCGCGATCGCAGAGGTCTTGGAGCGTTGCGAGGGTTTTCACGCCTACCTCCTGCACGGCATCACCGGCAGCGGCAAGACCGAGGTCTACCTGCGGCTCTGCGAGGAGGTCCTCCGCCGCGGCCGCGCCGCGCTGATTCTGGTACCCGAGATCGCCCTCACCCCGCAGACCCTGGGCCGCTTCGCCGCGCGCTTCGGCGAGGGGGTCGCGGCCTATCACTCGGGGATGACCGAGGCCCAGCGCCTGCAAGTGTGGTGGGGGGTGAAGGAGGGGAGGCTGCGGGTGGTAGTGGGGACGCGCTCGGCGCTCTGCCTGCCCTTTCCCGACTTAGGCATTTTGGTCGTCGACGAGGAGCACGACGCGAGCTACAAGCAGGAGGAGCGCTTCCGCTACCACGCCCGCGACCTGGCCGTCGTACGGGCCAAGGAAGAGGGGATCCCCGTCGTCCTCGGCTCGGCGACGCCCTCGGTGGAGACCCTCGAGAACGCGAGCCGCGGCAAGTACCGCCTGCTCAAGCTCCCCGACCGCGCGACGGCGGGACAGTTGCCCCGCATCCATTTGGTCGACCTCAAGACCCACCCCGCCGACCCCGAGACCCTGCTGACCGCGCC
The sequence above is drawn from the Deltaproteobacteria bacterium PRO3 genome and encodes:
- the priA gene encoding primosomal protein N' gives rise to the protein MKKSEAQLLSVWLPLPRRRVFTYALPPGMAPPAPGALVLAPMGRRKVVGLVAELGVPVPEGVAELKEILDVLPEDFALRPPLLRVFRWAVGHYLTPPGEVLRTFLPPALFKEGAAKGERARQRPPVEGFAGGEPPELTEAQQVAIAEVLERCEGFHAYLLHGITGSGKTEVYLRLCEEVLRRGRAALILVPEIALTPQTLGRFAARFGEGVAAYHSGMTEAQRLQVWWGVKEGRLRVVVGTRSALCLPFPDLGILVVDEEHDASYKQEERFRYHARDLAVVRAKEEGIPVVLGSATPSVETLENASRGKYRLLKLPDRATAGQLPRIHLVDLKTHPADPETLLTAPLAARDAPSAVAALDSAFGKVLAAAVPWTTKLPQEAEPAPKDAAPAHKAAPEDDIPEPPEPPAP